Proteins found in one Carassius auratus strain Wakin chromosome 42, ASM336829v1, whole genome shotgun sequence genomic segment:
- the LOC113060279 gene encoding uncharacterized protein LOC113060279 — protein MWPKNSLPHTSRLDYLVQREHPICGQKQNKFNFGAWNVRTLMDSTSSDRPERQTAIIARELQRCRIDIAALSETRLAGEGQLKEEKGGYTFFWKRKPADEARNYGVGLAIKNQLVNHLSELPVGISERLMTIRLMLANNQTATVVSTYAPTLDSDVEEKEAFYACLEETLSKIHKEDKIILLGDFNARVGRDQHLWKGTVGKEGIGNINSNGVLLLSKCAQHNLIITNTLYRQKNKFKASWRHPRSKQWHLTDYVIVRARDRCDVNITRAMIDSDNCWTDHRLIRSTMSIKLKKRRRIQKKQTRRRLNLDSLNETAIQKLIQDSLEKSLQQEYPDNIEEHWGLLKFAIHDSCKSTLGYQSKKHQDWFDENDTEIEAAHSRAKFDVQKLTRELKNKWWTEKSLELQRLADSGNTRGFFSATKAVYGPSHRGLNPLRPKDGQTLLKDNDSINARLKEHFQELLNRDSSAKPDIADHIPQSPIREDMGEPPTLTEVHNAIRNLRNNKATGPDGIPVEILKEGGPRLWQHIHHLLINVWERAEFPSELRDAQIVTIFKKGDRAECGNYRGISLLSTTGKVLARVLANRLLPLSQEILAAILHLTGQELPQGIPILYRTDGRLFNLNRIKAKSKVRNATIIELQYADDNAIASHSPEDLQDILNAFAKAYRALGLVLNIKKTQVLYQPPPNQPSLQPIMKVDNTTLESVDHFPYLGSILSSKADIDCEVNHRLSCASGAYAKLRKRVFDDRDLRAQTKVLVYRAAILPTLLYGAESWTNYSRHLRALERFHQRALRKILRINWEDRCTNSSILEETNMPSITTTIMQHQLQWIGHVIRMPNNHLPKQILYSLLKERQRAPGGPKKHFKDNINTSLKKFNITSGDWENLALNRDYWRKAVKEDAAHHETELRRAADVKRQHRKDKQRKAPPPHITSTFQCPHCTRICGSQIGLYSHHKLIKNNLSTAFNCI, from the exons ATGTGGCCTAAAAATAGCCTGCCTCATACCTCCCGACTGGATTACCTCGTCCAGAGGGAACACCCCATTTGTGGtcagaaacaaaataaatttaattttggaGCCTGGAATGTGCGCACTCTGATGGACAGCACCTCCAGTGACAGACCTGAGAGACAAACCGCCATCATAGCCAGAGAACTGCAGAGATGCCGGATTGATATAGCTGCTCTCTCCGAGACCCGGCTGGCAGGTGAAGGGCAGCTGAAGGAGGAGAAAGGTGGCTACACTTTCTTCTGGAAAAGAAAGCCAGCCGATGAGGCTAGAAACTATGGAGTTGGACTTGCCATTAAAAACCAGCTTGTCAACCACCTCTCCGAACTTCCTGTGGGGATCAGCGAGCGCCTCATGACAATCCGTCTGATGTTGGCCAACAACCAGACAGCGACAGTAGTGAGCACCTATGCCCCTACCCTAGACTCCGACGTGGAAGAAAAAGAAGCCTTCTACGCCTGCCTTGAAGAAACCCTGTCAAAAATCCACAAGGAGGACAAGATCATCCTCCTTGGAGACTTCAATGCTAGGGTAGGCCGGGACCAACATCTCTGGAAGGGCACTGTTGGCAAGGAGGGTATCGGGAATATCAACTCCAATGGAGTGCTGCTTCTGAGTAAGTGCGCTCAGCACAACCTCATCATCACCAACACTCTCTATCGACAGAAAAACAAATTCAAGGCATCTTGGAGACACCCTCGCTCCAAGCAATGGCACCTCACTGATTATGTCATTGTAAGGGCCAGGGACCGCTGTGATGTGAACATCACAAGGGCCATGATAGACTCTGACAACTGCTGGACAGACCACCGCCTTATCCGATCCACAATGTctatcaaacttaaaaaaaggagGAGGATTCAGAAGAAGCAGACACGGCGAAGACTGAACCTTGACAGCCTGAATGAAACTGCCATCCAGAAGCTAATTCAGGACTCTCTTGAGAAAAGTCTTCAGCAAGAATATCCTGATAACATTGAAGAGCACTGGGGCCTTCTCAAATTCGCCATCCATGACTCATGCAAATCCACCCTTGGGTATCAGTCCAAAAAACATCAGGACTGGTTTGATGAAAATGACACAGAGATAGA GGCAGCACACTCCAGAGCCAAGTTTGATGTTCAGAAATTGACGAGGGAGCTCAAGAACAAATGGTGGACAGAAAAGTCTCTAGAACTCCAGAGACTGGCAGATTCAGGTAACACCAGAGGCTTTTTTAGTGCCACTAAGGCTGTCTATGGCCCTAGCCACCGCGGCTTAAATCCCCTGCGCCCAAAAGATGGACAGACTCTTTTAAAAGACAATGACTCCATCAACGCACGTTTGAAGGAGCATTTTCAAGAACTTCTGAACCGTGACAGCTCAGCCAAACCAGACATCGCCGACCATATCCCACAGAGTCCCATCAGAGAAGACATGGGGGAACCTCCTACCCTAACTGAGGTTCACAATGCCATCAGAAATCTCAGGAACAACAAGGCCACTGGTCCTGACGGGATCCCCGTGGAAATCTTAAAGGAAGGAGGACCAAGGCTCTGGCAACACATCCACCATCTTCTCATCAATGTCTGGGAAAGGGCGGAGTTCCCCTCAGAGCTCCGGGATGCCCAAATTGTTACCATTTTCAAGAAAGGGGATAGGGCTGAATGTGGAAACTACAGGGGCATCTCGCTCCTATCAACAACAGGCAAAGTCCTTGCTCGTGTCCTCGCCAACCGCCTTCTACCACTATCTCAGGAGATACTCGCAGCCATACTCCACCTTACTGGCCAAGAGTTGCCACAGGGGATCCCAATCCTTTACAGGACTGACGGCAGGCTCTTCAACCTTAACAGGATCAAAGCCAAGAGCAAAGTCAGAAATGCCACCATCATAGAGCTGCAATACGCCGATGATAACGCTATTGCATCACACTCTCCTGAAGACCTCCAGGACATCCTAAATGCCTTTGCCAAGGCATACAGAGCCCTGGGTTTGGTCTTGAACATCAAGAAAACTCAGGTTCTGTATCAACCACCACCCAACCAGCCATCACTCCAGCCTATCATGAAAGTGGATAACACCACTCTGGAAAGCGTGGACCACTTCCCCTACCTTGGCAGCATTCTCTCTTCCAAAGCTGATATAGACTGTGAAGTTAACCATCGCCTAAGCTGTGCCAGCGGAGCCTATGCCAAACTCAGGAAAAGAGTCTTTGATGACCGAGACCTGAGGGCTCAAACCAAGGTCCTGGTTTACAGAGCTGCAATTCTCCCAACTCTGCTGTACGGAGCGGAATCTTGGACCAATTACAGCAGACACCTGAGAGCACTGGAACGATTCCATCAAAGAGCCTTAAGAAAAATCCTGAGGATCAACTGGGAAGACAGATGTACAAACTCTAGTATTCTGGAGGAAACGAATATGCCCAGCATCACTACCACCATAATGCAGCACCAACTCCAATGGATAGGACATGTCATCCGCATGCCCAACAACCATCTCCCTAAGCAGATCCTGTACTCCCTGCTAAAAGAAAGACAGCGAGCCCCTGGTGGGCCAAAGAAACACTTTAAGGACAATATCAACACCAGCCTGAAAAAGTTTAACATCACGTCCGGTGACTGGGAGAATCTCGCGTTAAACAGGGACTACTGGAGAAAAGCAGTGAAGGAAGATGCAGCACACCACGAAACAGAACTCCGGCGTGCTGCAGATGTAAAGCGGCAACACCGCAAGGACAAACAGAGAAAGGCTCCACCACCACACATCACCTCAACCTTCCAATGCCCACATTGCACCAGAATCTGTGGATCACAGATCGGCCTCTACAGCCACCATAAACTAATCAAGAACAATCTTTCTAcagcatttaattgtatttaa